A portion of the Sulfurospirillum diekertiae genome contains these proteins:
- the rho gene encoding transcription termination factor Rho gives MNDQTNNKEGTMSGNTPTSNNQPCANTTQPNGNTNGNVQAKPTHYNKSRTHIPVDGYKIEGLRTTPLEKLLEIAAELGIENPNELKRQDLMFEILKSQVNQGGFILFTGILEIAGEGYGFLRATDANFSDSANDAYVSSTQVKKFALRTGDIVTGQVRPPKDQERYYALLKIEAINYLPLVESKKRPLFENLTPLYPTEKIKLEYDPMKITGRVLDLFTPIGKGQRGLIVAPPRSGKTELMKELAHGIARNHPESELIVLLVDERPEEVTDMQRCVQGEVYSSTFDMPASNHVRVANLVIEKAKRRVEMGKDVIILLDSITRLARAYNTVTPSSGKVLSGGVDANALHKPKRFFGAARNIENGGSLTIISTALIETGSRMDEVIFEEFKGTGNSEIVLDRNISDRRIYPAINIMKSGTRKEELLLTPDRLQKIWALRSAISQMDDIEALKFLYAKMLKTKDNEELLSIMND, from the coding sequence ATGAACGATCAAACTAACAACAAAGAAGGCACAATGAGCGGAAACACTCCCACCTCAAACAATCAACCCTGCGCGAATACAACCCAACCCAACGGTAATACAAATGGAAACGTACAAGCAAAACCAACACACTATAACAAATCACGAACCCATATTCCCGTAGATGGCTACAAAATTGAGGGTCTAAGAACGACGCCACTTGAAAAACTTTTAGAGATTGCTGCTGAACTTGGCATTGAAAACCCCAATGAACTTAAACGTCAAGATTTAATGTTTGAGATCTTAAAATCTCAAGTCAACCAAGGTGGATTCATTCTGTTTACGGGTATTTTAGAGATTGCGGGTGAAGGGTATGGTTTCCTACGTGCTACGGATGCCAACTTCTCCGACAGCGCCAACGATGCCTACGTTAGCAGTACCCAAGTTAAAAAATTTGCGCTTCGTACCGGTGACATCGTTACAGGACAAGTGAGACCTCCCAAAGATCAAGAGCGTTACTACGCCCTTCTTAAAATTGAAGCCATCAACTATCTTCCTCTTGTAGAGAGCAAAAAACGCCCTCTTTTTGAAAACCTAACACCCCTTTACCCAACTGAAAAAATCAAACTTGAATACGATCCAATGAAAATCACCGGTCGTGTACTGGATCTTTTTACCCCAATCGGTAAAGGTCAACGTGGGTTGATCGTTGCCCCTCCAAGAAGTGGTAAAACCGAACTTATGAAAGAGCTTGCTCATGGCATCGCACGTAACCACCCAGAATCTGAACTCATTGTTCTGCTTGTCGATGAGAGACCTGAAGAGGTGACCGACATGCAACGCTGTGTTCAAGGTGAGGTCTATAGCTCTACGTTTGATATGCCAGCATCCAATCATGTTCGTGTCGCCAACCTTGTCATTGAAAAAGCTAAACGTCGCGTTGAGATGGGCAAAGATGTCATTATCCTTTTAGACTCGATCACCCGTCTTGCACGTGCTTACAATACCGTTACTCCTTCAAGTGGTAAAGTTTTAAGTGGTGGTGTCGATGCCAACGCATTGCATAAACCAAAACGTTTCTTTGGTGCTGCAAGAAATATTGAAAATGGCGGCAGTTTGACGATTATTTCAACCGCATTGATTGAGACAGGTAGTCGAATGGATGAAGTTATCTTTGAAGAGTTCAAAGGTACCGGTAACAGCGAAATTGTTCTTGATAGAAATATCTCAGATCGAAGAATCTACCCAGCGATTAACATCATGAAATCAGGAACACGTAAAGAAGAGCTTCTTCTTACTCCTGATCGTCTTCAAAAAATCTGGGCTCTTAGAAGCGCTATCAGCCAAATGGATGACATTGAAGCACTTAAATTCTTGTATGCAAAAATGCTTAAAACCAAGGACAATGAAGAACTACTCTCTATTATGAATGACTAG
- a CDS encoding di-trans,poly-cis-decaprenylcistransferase: MNDLVHLAIIMDGNGRWAQRQGKERSFGHKEGAKKVREITKYAAKMGIKYLTLYAFSTENWNRPKAEVSVLMKLLSKYLHSEIPILLENNICFDVIGDMSKLSSSLQKEIAYAKEATKHCSGLRQILAINYGAQDEILRAINKSLHVKGEITKEILESHLDTAGIPSVDLLLRTGGDCRLSNFLLWQSAYAELFFTKTLWPEFSMGELEAIISEYKTSERRYGKV, encoded by the coding sequence ATGAATGATTTAGTGCATTTGGCAATTATTATGGATGGCAATGGCAGATGGGCGCAGCGCCAAGGAAAAGAGCGCTCTTTTGGACATAAAGAAGGCGCTAAAAAAGTACGAGAGATTACCAAATATGCTGCAAAGATGGGTATTAAATACCTTACACTCTACGCTTTTAGCACCGAAAACTGGAATCGCCCCAAAGCCGAAGTAAGCGTTTTGATGAAACTGCTTTCCAAGTATTTGCACAGCGAAATTCCTATACTTCTTGAAAACAACATCTGTTTTGACGTGATTGGCGATATGAGCAAACTTTCATCCTCTTTGCAAAAAGAGATCGCTTATGCTAAAGAAGCAACAAAACATTGTTCTGGACTGAGACAAATTTTGGCGATCAACTATGGTGCCCAAGATGAGATTCTTCGTGCCATCAATAAATCTTTACATGTAAAGGGTGAAATTACCAAAGAGATCTTAGAATCTCACCTCGATACAGCAGGTATTCCTTCTGTGGATCTGCTTCTTCGAACAGGGGGAGATTGTCGTCTTTCGAACTTTTTGTTGTGGCAATCTGCGTACGCAGAACTTTTCTTCACAAAAACCTTATGGCCTGAATTTTCAATGGGAGAATTAGAAGCCATTATTTCCGAATATAAAACATCCGAAAGACGATATGGCAAAGTTTAG
- a CDS encoding EAL domain-containing protein, whose protein sequence is MKKIILIVLFCLCQYVSAEEALRLGILAFRPKEQALLQWQPFATYLQNAIGKPISLHIYNYPEFTQAVANHEVDIILTNPGHYIVLKNKFKLSAPLVTQITQKNNFTLTQFAGVMFTRHDSPILTLHDMEYKQIAVTDTNSLGGYQMQAYELANSGIDPHDTRLVITGMPHDKIIEAVLSHKADVGFVRTNVLEDMIHEGKLALSDIKIINEQKDLNFPFIHSTKLYPEWPLVVVPGFDEHIARTLTVALLALPSQSEAATRAQIYGFTVPADYKGVEDALRMLRVPPFEEAPNFTLADFWSRYSNYITGILTVFLVFLMSIGAQLYRQNKQIRQNEKYLLSAQDSLQSTLDAIPDALFEMSLEGVYFRVGRAHAHFSSMLENFIGKNVNEIYPSHVALVFMEALQEANKKGRAFGFQYALEGTHKLFWFELSVSKKKEPHKMAHFIVLSHDITDRKETEAKLKLAASVFTYAREGIMITNASGEIVEVNDTFTCITGYTHEEVIGHNPRLLKSGRQGDSFYKQMWQSLLEKGHWYGEISNRRKSGEVYIQMTSISAVYDEKRVIQSYVALFTDITTMKEHEKQLEYIAHYDALTSLPNRVLFADRLRQAMVQTERRKKELAVVYLDLDGFKAINDQYGHHIGDELLVIIAERMEEALRQGDTISRLGGDEFVAVLTDLESLEECRPILDRLLQATSDPIVINDNIIQVSSSIGVTLYPKDGVDAEQLLRHADLAMYQSKQSGKNRYHFFDIEYDKAIQQQNASLGNILSAIANDEFILYYQPKVNLKTHELISVEALIRWQHPEKGFLLPHAFLPIVEDHVLSIKLGEWVIERAFKQMSDWIKKGLPLAVSINVGARQLQDANFTDYLQTMLFRYPEVPSHLIILEILETSALEDMVHVSQIMHACKTLGVRFALDDFGTGYSSLSYLRKLPIDILKIDQSFICNLLHDRDDLAIVEAIVGLSKAFDLSVVAEGVETQEHAELLLKHGCELAQGYGIARPMHPDAIIDWKKTSSYM, encoded by the coding sequence ATGAAAAAAATAATTTTAATTGTCTTATTTTGCTTATGTCAATATGTAAGTGCTGAAGAGGCTCTTCGTCTTGGAATTTTAGCGTTTCGCCCAAAAGAGCAGGCGCTACTTCAGTGGCAACCTTTTGCAACTTACCTTCAAAATGCTATTGGGAAACCTATATCCCTTCACATCTATAATTATCCAGAATTCACACAAGCGGTTGCCAATCATGAGGTTGACATCATCTTGACCAATCCAGGGCATTACATCGTTTTAAAAAATAAGTTCAAACTCTCTGCACCTCTTGTTACTCAAATCACACAAAAAAATAATTTTACACTCACCCAATTTGCAGGAGTAATGTTTACACGTCACGATTCACCTATTTTAACATTACATGATATGGAATATAAACAGATCGCAGTAACCGATACCAATTCTCTTGGTGGGTATCAGATGCAAGCCTATGAGTTGGCAAACAGCGGTATTGACCCTCATGATACGCGTTTAGTCATAACTGGAATGCCACACGACAAGATTATTGAAGCGGTACTTTCCCATAAAGCCGATGTGGGATTTGTGCGTACGAATGTCCTTGAAGATATGATTCATGAGGGGAAATTAGCATTATCTGATATTAAAATTATCAATGAACAAAAAGATTTGAACTTTCCTTTTATTCACTCAACAAAACTTTATCCCGAATGGCCTTTGGTCGTTGTCCCGGGGTTTGATGAGCATATTGCACGTACCCTAACCGTAGCGCTTTTAGCGTTGCCATCCCAGAGTGAAGCAGCTACCCGTGCTCAGATTTATGGATTTACGGTTCCTGCGGATTACAAGGGGGTAGAAGATGCGCTGCGAATGCTTCGTGTACCACCTTTTGAAGAAGCGCCTAATTTTACCTTAGCAGATTTTTGGTCACGATATTCTAATTACATCACAGGGATATTAACTGTTTTCCTTGTTTTTCTTATGAGTATTGGCGCGCAGTTGTATAGGCAAAACAAACAAATACGTCAAAATGAAAAATACCTACTTTCGGCTCAAGATAGCTTGCAAAGTACCTTAGATGCCATTCCTGATGCTCTTTTTGAAATGAGTTTAGAGGGTGTTTATTTTCGTGTGGGAAGAGCGCATGCTCATTTTTCTTCTATGTTGGAAAATTTTATTGGTAAAAATGTGAATGAGATTTATCCAAGTCACGTTGCCCTTGTTTTTATGGAAGCATTACAGGAAGCCAATAAAAAAGGGCGTGCTTTTGGGTTTCAGTATGCTTTAGAGGGAACTCATAAACTCTTTTGGTTTGAGCTTTCGGTCTCTAAGAAAAAAGAACCCCATAAAATGGCACATTTTATTGTGTTATCGCATGATATTACCGATCGTAAAGAGACAGAAGCAAAACTCAAACTCGCCGCAAGTGTGTTTACGTATGCTAGGGAAGGTATTATGATTACCAATGCTTCAGGCGAGATCGTTGAGGTTAATGATACCTTTACATGTATTACAGGGTATACCCATGAAGAAGTTATTGGGCACAATCCACGCCTGTTAAAATCGGGAAGGCAAGGAGACTCTTTTTACAAGCAAATGTGGCAGTCGCTCCTTGAAAAAGGGCATTGGTATGGTGAAATCTCTAACCGCCGTAAATCGGGTGAAGTTTATATTCAAATGACCAGCATCAGTGCGGTTTATGATGAAAAAAGGGTTATCCAGTCATATGTTGCCCTTTTTACAGATATTACAACGATGAAAGAACATGAAAAGCAACTTGAATACATTGCCCATTACGATGCACTTACTTCCCTCCCGAATCGTGTTTTATTTGCAGATCGACTCAGACAAGCGATGGTACAAACAGAGCGAAGGAAAAAAGAGTTAGCGGTTGTTTATTTGGATCTTGATGGTTTTAAGGCGATCAATGACCAATACGGGCATCATATAGGCGATGAGCTTTTGGTGATTATTGCAGAACGTATGGAGGAGGCTCTTCGTCAGGGCGATACGATATCAAGGCTTGGTGGCGATGAGTTTGTCGCTGTCTTGACAGATCTTGAAAGCTTAGAAGAGTGCAGACCTATTTTAGATCGTCTTTTGCAAGCAACATCAGACCCTATTGTGATCAATGACAACATTATCCAAGTCTCTAGTAGCATCGGTGTGACGCTGTACCCGAAAGATGGTGTGGATGCAGAACAGCTTTTAAGGCATGCTGATCTTGCAATGTATCAGTCTAAACAGTCGGGGAAAAACCGTTACCACTTCTTTGATATAGAGTATGACAAGGCGATCCAACAGCAAAATGCAAGTCTTGGAAATATTTTATCGGCGATTGCAAACGATGAGTTTATTCTCTATTACCAGCCCAAAGTGAACCTTAAAACACATGAATTGATCAGTGTTGAAGCGTTGATACGGTGGCAACACCCTGAAAAAGGCTTTTTGCTTCCACATGCTTTTTTGCCGATTGTAGAAGATCATGTACTGAGCATTAAATTGGGTGAGTGGGTCATTGAGCGAGCATTTAAACAGATGAGTGATTGGATCAAAAAAGGATTGCCTCTTGCTGTGAGCATTAATGTCGGTGCAAGACAACTTCAAGATGCAAACTTTACGGATTATCTACAAACCATGTTGTTTCGTTATCCGGAGGTGCCATCGCATCTTATTATATTAGAAATTTTAGAAACCAGCGCACTGGAAGATATGGTGCATGTTTCGCAAATCATGCATGCGTGTAAAACCTTAGGCGTTCGTTTTGCCCTAGATGATTTTGGTACGGGGTATTCGTCGCTCAGTTATCTTAGAAAATTGCCAATCGATATTTTAAAAATCGACCAAAGCTTTATCTGCAATCTTCTACATGACCGAGATGACCTTGCCATTGTTGAAGCGATTGTGGGCTTAAGTAAAGCGTTTGATCTGAGTGTTGTTGCCGAAGGTGTTGAGACGCAAGAACATGCAGAGCTTCTCTTAAAACACGGCTGTGAGTTAGCACAAGGCTACGGCATCGCACGCCCAATGCACCCAGATGCTATCATTGATTGGAAAAAGACCAGTTCTTACATGTAA
- the hcp gene encoding hydroxylamine reductase: MSLNMLCDQCSMSAIGGCGSKGQDVGTCGKDANLAKLQDIMIYGLKGLSAYRTHANEFGANTKEVDDVIAQTLYFTLTNVNFNFDDHIAQLMKIGSAGVKMMDILSDAHISHLGVPTPVQISQNRAEGKAILVSGHNLDMFLELLKQTEGKGINIYTHSEMLPAHAYPELKKYPHLKGNIGKSWFDQTKLFEQWGGTIIVNTNCIVPPKSNATYVDRLYTYDIVGIKEGKKIHNNDFSEVIAQTLALPDVTGFDSDETLVTGHHYKTILGLAPQILEAVQAGKISQFFVIAGCDAPGSGGEYYRKMAESLPNDCVILTSSCGKFRFNDIDFGTVADTGIPRYLDLGQCNDSNGAVHIALALAGALGVTVHDLPVSIVLSWMEQKAVLILLGLFSLGIKNIYLGPKPPQFVNDDIFAFLQENFNLHLTDDAASDVEKLLLKKPA, translated from the coding sequence ATGTCTTTAAACATGTTATGTGATCAATGCTCTATGAGTGCCATCGGTGGCTGCGGCTCAAAAGGTCAAGATGTTGGAACGTGTGGCAAAGATGCCAATTTGGCGAAACTTCAAGACATCATGATTTACGGTCTTAAGGGTTTAAGTGCGTACAGAACGCATGCCAATGAATTTGGTGCTAATACCAAAGAAGTCGATGACGTCATCGCACAAACACTTTACTTTACCCTCACCAATGTCAACTTTAACTTTGACGATCACATCGCTCAACTGATGAAAATCGGCTCTGCAGGTGTTAAAATGATGGACATCTTAAGTGATGCACACATCTCTCACCTTGGCGTTCCAACGCCTGTTCAAATCAGTCAAAACAGAGCTGAAGGTAAAGCGATCTTGGTCAGCGGTCACAATCTTGATATGTTCTTAGAGCTTTTGAAACAAACCGAAGGTAAAGGCATCAATATTTATACGCATTCAGAAATGCTTCCAGCACATGCGTACCCAGAGCTTAAAAAATACCCTCACCTTAAAGGTAATATCGGTAAATCATGGTTTGATCAAACGAAACTCTTCGAGCAATGGGGCGGAACTATCATTGTCAACACCAACTGTATCGTTCCTCCAAAATCAAACGCAACCTATGTCGATAGACTCTACACCTATGACATCGTCGGCATCAAAGAGGGCAAAAAAATCCACAATAACGACTTTAGCGAAGTTATCGCTCAAACATTGGCACTTCCTGATGTAACAGGTTTTGACAGTGACGAAACGCTCGTAACAGGTCACCACTATAAAACCATCCTCGGTCTTGCGCCTCAAATTCTTGAAGCGGTACAAGCGGGCAAAATCAGCCAGTTCTTCGTCATCGCGGGTTGTGACGCTCCAGGAAGTGGTGGCGAATATTACAGAAAAATGGCAGAGAGCTTACCAAATGACTGCGTCATCTTGACATCAAGTTGCGGTAAATTTAGATTTAACGACATCGACTTTGGAACCGTTGCAGACACAGGCATCCCTCGTTACCTCGACCTTGGTCAATGCAACGACAGCAATGGCGCTGTACACATCGCACTAGCCCTTGCAGGCGCACTTGGCGTAACCGTTCACGATCTCCCTGTTTCGATTGTCTTGAGTTGGATGGAGCAAAAAGCAGTTCTTATTCTTCTAGGACTCTTTAGCCTTGGCATTAAAAATATCTACCTAGGACCAAAACCACCACAATTTGTCAACGACGACATCTTCGCGTTCTTGCAAGAGAACTTTAACTTGCATTTGACGGATGATGCGGCAAGTGACGTGGAAAAATTGTTGCTTAAAAAACCTGCGTAA
- a CDS encoding lipocalin family protein has product MFKMFITFICSFVFLGCAKHYAPLPTVEKVDLNRYLGTWYEIARYDHSFEKGCTNVSATYALNDDGSINVLNQCTKEDGTHKEAKGIAYAVDATNSKLRVSFFRPFYGNYWVLMLDENYTYALIGEPSREYLWILSRSKNIDEVTKRQILNKAAECNYDTSKLLWVKQE; this is encoded by the coding sequence ATGTTCAAAATGTTCATCACTTTCATCTGCTCCTTCGTTTTTCTAGGCTGTGCCAAACACTATGCACCCCTTCCAACGGTTGAAAAAGTTGATCTAAACCGATACCTTGGCACATGGTATGAGATAGCACGGTATGACCACTCATTTGAAAAAGGCTGTACGAACGTATCGGCGACATATGCGTTAAATGACGATGGAAGCATAAATGTCCTCAATCAATGCACAAAAGAAGATGGAACGCATAAAGAAGCCAAAGGCATAGCTTACGCAGTAGATGCAACAAATTCAAAATTAAGAGTGAGCTTCTTTAGACCTTTTTACGGTAATTATTGGGTGCTGATGTTAGATGAAAACTACACCTACGCGCTCATAGGTGAACCCAGCCGCGAATACTTATGGATACTCTCTCGCTCAAAAAACATCGATGAAGTAACAAAACGTCAGATTTTAAATAAAGCAGCGGAATGTAATTATGATACGAGTAAGCTTCTTTGGGTGAAGCAGGAGTAA
- a CDS encoding McrB family protein, with amino-acid sequence MLGIKILFKVIKIEILKILDQGFSIDANKLNQKTTRSIGYIEDEDTKYLEKIINKTYMENKNMNIKNIMLYGAPGVGKTFNCKKLVALIEGGDFTESKIFDFVINNKNDEIEDGSIDELYETIKNEKRIEFVTFHQNYSYEDFIEGFRPNENGDIELDKKGGIFKRIADKAKENLENSQINEDAKQLNFDELIQKFTNHVQDSLDKEEKFFIDKKITIESINDRGAFVLGGSIKSNTQRLTPDIIKRDYLEFKNGNIKSYEDVKPTYESQKSTHGNARYYFMIYKKIAEFEKTLNVNTIQKRKEARKNYYIVIDEINRGNISKIFGELITLIEEDKRGKKEYEVTLPYSKTPFLIPENLYIIATMNSTDKSIATIDIALRRRFTFLKMKPNSSLVTHSESKALMDELNQLIKETLGEDYMLGHSYFMQNMDLDFVKSYKIKPLLEEYFYGDTENYQKAINILEME; translated from the coding sequence TTGCTCGGGATAAAGATTTTATTCAAGGTCATAAAAATTGAAATCTTAAAAATTCTAGATCAAGGTTTTAGTATTGATGCAAATAAATTAAATCAAAAAACAACTAGAAGCATTGGTTATATTGAAGATGAAGATACCAAATATTTAGAAAAAATTATTAATAAGACTTATATGGAGAACAAAAATATGAATATAAAAAATATAATGCTTTATGGTGCTCCAGGCGTTGGTAAAACTTTTAACTGTAAAAAACTTGTTGCATTAATTGAAGGTGGAGATTTTACTGAAAGTAAAATCTTTGATTTTGTCATTAATAATAAGAATGATGAAATCGAAGATGGAAGTATTGACGAGTTATATGAAACTATAAAAAATGAAAAAAGAATAGAGTTCGTAACCTTTCATCAAAATTATTCATATGAAGATTTCATTGAAGGATTTAGACCTAATGAAAATGGAGATATTGAACTTGATAAAAAAGGTGGTATTTTTAAAAGAATAGCTGACAAAGCAAAAGAAAATTTGGAAAATAGCCAAATTAATGAAGATGCAAAGCAGCTCAATTTTGATGAATTGATTCAAAAATTTACAAATCATGTTCAAGATAGTTTAGATAAAGAAGAAAAATTTTTTATCGATAAAAAAATTACTATAGAAAGTATCAATGATAGAGGAGCTTTTGTTTTAGGTGGCTCAATCAAATCAAATACACAAAGACTGACTCCAGATATTATAAAAAGAGATTATCTTGAGTTTAAAAATGGAAATATAAAATCTTATGAAGATGTAAAACCAACTTACGAATCTCAAAAGAGTACTCATGGAAATGCTAGGTATTATTTTATGATTTATAAAAAAATTGCAGAATTTGAAAAAACATTGAATGTGAATACTATTCAAAAACGAAAAGAAGCACGGAAAAATTACTACATTGTCATCGATGAAATCAACCGAGGAAATATCTCTAAAATTTTTGGAGAGCTCATTACACTTATTGAAGAAGATAAACGAGGGAAAAAAGAGTATGAAGTAACTCTGCCTTATTCAAAAACGCCTTTTTTAATCCCTGAAAATCTTTATATCATAGCGACTATGAACTCAACGGATAAATCTATTGCAACCATAGACATAGCATTAAGACGAAGGTTTACTTTTTTGAAAATGAAGCCTAATTCTTCATTAGTTACGCATTCGGAATCAAAAGCTTTGATGGATGAACTCAACCAACTTATTAAAGAAACACTTGGAGAAGATTATATGTTAGGGCATAGTTATTTTATGCAAAATATGGATTTAGATTTTGTCAAAAGCTATAAAATCAAACCACTTCTAGAAGAATATTTTTACGGAGATACTGAAAATTATCAAAAAGCGATAAATATTTTAGAGATGGAATAA
- a CDS encoding 5-methylcytosine restriction system specificity protein McrC, translating into MIDCKYKILKANSIASRNDRYQMYVYANNFKDIDTTMLLYPKHLDKIYSKDMLGINDKKVILKLRSLELNSEKTIYNDFINEIKKRIEVINE; encoded by the coding sequence ATAATAGATTGTAAATACAAGATATTAAAAGCAAATAGTATAGCAAGTAGAAATGATAGATACCAAATGTATGTGTATGCTAATAATTTTAAAGATATTGATACTACGATGCTTTTATATCCAAAACATTTAGACAAAATCTACAGTAAAGATATGCTAGGAATCAACGATAAAAAAGTAATCTTAAAATTGAGAAGTCTTGAGTTGAATTCTGAAAAAACTATCTATAATGACTTTATCAATGAAATCAAAAAAAGAATAGAGGTAATAAATGAGTAA
- a CDS encoding McrC family protein: MQIIHEYKEVTHKELCKHIIDNKALHKYFTLDWKTLKAAQYCGILNFNHQDFYILPKIANKNDEQNLNIFIYMLMYAYNIKLSNEQIASCQNQKHTILEIFIQMFAQNLLKELKKGIFKEYLTQENNLRVLKGKYLINENLKYNFTKDKIYCQYDEFCENNSLNQFFLYAVKFFQKFVDDKKLLKQCELIFDEVEYKHIDINTLNFHFNRLTQRFKTSFEIALLLLKQSIPLFSQDKKSFAFLFDMNILFEKFIARILKEKYDDVEIPNGYISFGGLNLKPDIIVKSKNLNNRL, translated from the coding sequence ATGCAAATCATCCATGAATATAAAGAAGTAACACATAAAGAGTTATGTAAACATATTATTGACAATAAAGCATTACATAAATATTTTACTCTTGATTGGAAAACGTTAAAAGCTGCACAGTATTGTGGGATTTTGAATTTCAACCATCAAGACTTTTATATTTTGCCCAAAATTGCCAATAAAAACGATGAGCAAAATCTAAATATCTTCATATACATGCTGATGTATGCCTATAATATAAAACTCTCAAATGAACAAATTGCTTCTTGTCAGAATCAAAAACATACTATTTTAGAAATTTTTATTCAAATGTTTGCCCAAAATCTTTTAAAAGAACTTAAAAAAGGAATTTTTAAAGAATATCTTACTCAAGAGAACAATCTAAGAGTTTTAAAAGGCAAATATCTCATCAATGAAAATCTAAAATATAACTTCACAAAAGATAAAATCTATTGCCAATATGACGAATTTTGTGAAAATAACAGTTTGAATCAATTCTTTTTGTATGCAGTTAAATTTTTTCAAAAATTTGTAGACGACAAAAAACTATTAAAACAATGTGAACTCATTTTCGATGAAGTTGAATATAAACACATCGATATAAATACATTGAATTTTCATTTCAATAGACTAACTCAAAGATTTAAAACTAGCTTTGAGATTGCACTATTACTTTTAAAACAATCCATTCCACTTTTTTCTCAAGATAAAAAGTCATTTGCTTTTTTATTTGATATGAATATTCTATTTGAGAAGTTTATTGCAAGAATTTTAAAAGAAAAATATGATGATGTAGAAATACCTAATGGTTATATATCCTTTGGTGGATTAAATTTAAAGCCAGATATTATCGTAAAAAGTAAAAATTTAAATAATAGATTGTAA
- a CDS encoding ADP-polyphosphate phosphotransferase, which yields MKLKTEDFLVPEGTKVELKKWPTLVKEFYTSKEEYEETLKKSVEALSDLQQLLYASNKYAVLLIFQAMDAAGKDGVIRHVLSGINPQGCQVFSFKHPAATELAHDFLWRTTCVLPERGKIGVFNRSYYEEVLIVRVHPEILKGQRLPDSLLDEESIWKERYASITDLESHLHRNGTKIIKFFLHLSKDEQKKRFLERIDKPNKNWKFSLADLEERKYWKEYMHAYESCLGATSTKHAPWYIVPADDKKNARLIISNILLDAFKALDMHYPEADEKRQEELKVIRKRLVEDE from the coding sequence ATGAAACTCAAAACCGAAGATTTTCTCGTACCTGAGGGCACCAAAGTTGAGCTTAAAAAATGGCCTACGCTTGTTAAAGAATTTTACACATCCAAAGAAGAGTACGAAGAGACGCTCAAAAAAAGTGTCGAAGCCTTAAGCGACCTGCAACAACTCCTCTATGCCTCCAACAAATACGCTGTCTTACTGATCTTTCAAGCAATGGACGCGGCGGGCAAAGATGGCGTTATTCGCCATGTTCTCTCAGGCATCAACCCACAAGGCTGTCAGGTTTTCAGCTTCAAACACCCAGCGGCTACAGAACTCGCGCATGATTTTCTCTGGCGTACGACGTGCGTGCTACCCGAACGCGGAAAGATCGGCGTTTTTAACCGTTCGTATTATGAAGAAGTGCTCATCGTTCGGGTTCATCCTGAGATTTTAAAAGGACAAAGACTTCCCGATAGCTTGCTGGATGAAGAGAGTATTTGGAAAGAGCGTTACGCTTCCATCACAGATTTGGAAAGCCATCTCCACCGAAACGGCACGAAAATCATCAAATTTTTCCTCCACCTCTCCAAAGACGAGCAGAAAAAACGCTTTCTGGAACGCATCGACAAACCCAATAAAAATTGGAAATTTAGCCTTGCCGATCTTGAAGAGCGAAAATACTGGAAAGAGTACATGCACGCGTACGAGTCGTGTCTTGGCGCCACCAGCACCAAACATGCCCCTTGGTACATCGTCCCAGCAGACGACAAAAAAAATGCTCGCCTCATCATCTCCAACATTCTTCTCGATGCCTTCAAAGCGCTTGATATGCACTACCCCGAAGCGGATGAAAAACGTCAAGAAGAGTTGAAGGTGATTCGTAAAAGATTGGTTGAAGATGAATAG